In Verrucomicrobiota bacterium, the genomic window TGGCGGCGCCGAACACTTCGCGGAAAATGTCGAACGGATCGTGAAATCCGCCGCCAAAATCACCCGGCCCCCGGCCGCCGGGTGCACCCGCCCCGGCCGCGAACGCCGCGTGCCCGTACCGGTCGTAGGCCGCCCGCTTTTGTTCATCGATAAGGACCTCGTACGCTTCGCCCAGTTCCTTGAATTTCTCCTCGGCAACAGCGTCCCCCGGGTTTTTGTCCGGATGATACCTCACGGCCAGCTTACGATAGGCCTTTTTGATATCATCCGTTGAGGCGCCGCGCTCGACGCCCAGCACCTCGTAATAATCTCGCTTCGTGGCCATGCCTAGCTCTGCTCCGTACCCGCTCTTGCTTCGGAGACCGGCGCAGCGGAAACGGCTTTGGCAACCACGACGTTAGCCGGACGCAGGAGTCGATCCCGCAGACGGAAGCCTCTGCGAACCTGGCGCAACACGGTGCCTTCCTCTGCTTCCGGGGTTTCCTCTTGAGCGATGGCTTCATGCAGGTTCGGATCGAATTTCTGCCCTTTCGCCTCGATGGTTTCCACCCCGCAACCGGCCAGAAAATCCTGCAACTGTTTGTGGACCATGCTCATGCCTTCAAGCACCGCCGAGCCGCCGCCGCCTGCTTTGGCCGCCTGTAACCCAAGCTCGAAGTTGTCGAGCACGGGAATCAGCCGCTCCAGGAACCCTGCATTGGCATAGCGGATGGCATCCTCCTTTTCCCGGGCCACGCGTTTGCGGTAGTTATCCAGGTCGGCAACCGCCCGGAGCGCCATATCCTTGTATTTATCAAGCTCGGTCCGGAGATCTTCCACCAGCTTGCGCAATTGGGCTCGCTCCGCTTCGGCTTCCCCTTCGACCTCAGCCGTTGCAGGGTCAAAATGGTTGTTTTCGAAGCCCGGTTCCATCACCGGCGGCGCGTCCTCGTCACTGGCGGACGCGGGCTGGCTGGCAAATTCCGAAGCCGTGGCCGCATGCTCGGTTTGGCTTGCCTTGATAGAATCCTCTTCTGAAGTACTCATAATTTCCGTAGGGCGATCAGCGTGATGTCGTCGGTCTGCGGAAACGTGCCCACAAATTCTTTGACCGCTGCAGTCACCCGATCAACCACGGCCGACGCACCGGCCGCAGCACTGGCCTGCACCACGTCCATTAATCGTTTAATCCCAAACTCTATGCCGTTAACATCCAACGCTTCCGTCACGCCATCAGTGTAAAAGACGAAGCAATCGCCTTTCTCCAGGCGGATGCGGAGATCGCCCGTCACCCTATCGAAAACGCTTCCACTGTCAATTCCCAGGGCCATACCCGGCGGGTTGATCCTTGAAATGGACTGATCCGCTGCCCGGCACAGCAAGGGCGCATCGTGACCGGCCCGAGCCAGAACGACCTCATCGGTGCCCTGCTCGACGATCAGGTAAGCCATACTGATAAACATGTCCTCCCTGATATCCGGGTAGAGCTGGCGGTTGACCTTGCGCAACACGGCTGCGGCGGAATCGCAATTTTGGGCCAGCGACCGCAAGACGCTGCGGCACATGGCCATGATCAGAGAGGCCGGCACCCCCTTGCCGGAAACGTCGGCGATCACGATGCCGAGACGCCGGTCGTCAACCGTAACGTAATCGTAGTAGTCCCCGCTTACGTGGCTGGCCGGGATGTTGATCCCGGCAATCTCGTAACCTTCGATCGCGGGCGAACCGTTCGGCAGCAGGATGCGTTGGATGTCCCGTGCCACGTCCAGGTCGCGATCAATGCGCCGCTTCTCGCTGGCCTCCGAATAGACGCTGGCGCTGTACAGGGCAAAGGCCGATTGTTCGACGATTGACTGGAACACCACGAAATCCGACGGCGAAAACGGCGTGCTCATCGGCCCGTTGGCGACCGCCAGCACCCCCAGGGGCTGTGCGCGGTAAATCAAAGGCGCGATCATGACCGAATCCAGGTGCAGCACCGCTTCCTTCAAGCTCTCCAGGTGCGGATCGGAATCCCGGCTTGACAGGAAAAGGGGTTCACGCTTCTCCCAGACCTTGCCGAGGAGGCCCTCGCCGCTCTTCACGGTGTGCAGGTGCAGAAAGCTGTCCAGTGCCGCGATGGAGGCCTGGCTTTGCTGCAGGAGGTGGCGCGGAATCTCCACCAGCGGCGGGCAGTTCTTCGACAAGTAGCTCGGCATGAGGAGCTTGCCCCCGCGATCAGCCAGGTAGAGCGCGCCCCCGTGCGCGTCCAGGATGCGCATCGCCCCTTCCACGATCAACCGGTGAAGGTCCGACGAGCGCAGGTCTCCGGAGAACGCTTCCCCCAAGCCGTGCAGGAAGTCGAATACCCGGTTCTCTTCGACCTGAAGTTCTTCGCGGGACCTCTTGAGGTTCTCGATGCTGCGACGTTGCCGCCTCAAGAGGAACAAAAAGACTAAAGTTGCAGCAACGAGTAGTCCTAAGAAGAAAAAGGACCGCATCGAGGACGGCTATTTCGTAGCTCCAGTGCGAAGATCGTGCCGCAGGTACTCAAGGACGTCTTTGAAACGGGCGAGATTTTCCGGATCCGCATCCACCAAGGCTTCGTGCGCTTCAATCATGCATTCAGCATGTTCGCTCTTCGACAGGGCCGGCCGGTTTGGAAGCATGGCCGGCGCCGAAACGGTCTCCCGGTCCTCATTCGCCTCGATCTGGAACAGGTTGTCGAGGCCAAGGTTCCGGAGCAGATCGTGGTTGCGCTCATTTACGTTCCGGACCCGCAACAACCCTCCTTCGGCTTCGCGCAGGCGCAAGGCGATCCCGGCCAGGGTCCCCATAAAAGTCGAATCCATCACCGGACAATCCGCCAGATCAATGATGAACACCCGGTAACCCCGATCCAGCATCTGCCGAGAGAACTCCTTCAGAGCCGGGCTATTCTGAAAAGAACCCTTTCCCTGAACCTTGACGTGGACGGTTTTCCCGGCGACCCCGACCAGTATGGATGCTGGTGAACTCACTCTAAACGTAGCAATATCGTGTCGGCCTTTTGGGTGTCAAATAAAGCCAGCCTTCAAGCCGACACCCTAACTTACTCCCAGGTACGCGACTGAAGCAAGGCAACAATCCGTTGGTTCTCGATTAGGATCGCACGCCACATCGTGATCGGTCCGTCCATGGAATATTCCGAACCGACCACGGCGAACTCCGAGGTGTAACTACCCCGGGCGCGGGGATAGTAAATTTCGCGCGCTTCGACGTAGTTTTTGAGGTTGGCCTGGCGATATTCGAGCCGCAAGGTCAGATCCGCGGGCCGCTTGGCGCGCCAGAAAAAGGTAAAATACTGGCCGGTGCGCGCCTGCACGTCAGCGTAAGTGGTGGCGCCCCAGACGTGCCGGTTTCTCTCCATCGTGATCATCAGTTCACGCGTGGGGAGCGGCGTGGCCCCCGGCTTGACCAGGGCGTTGCGGAAGATCGTAAACTTGCGAAACTGGAAGTCGTCGCTGAGCGCCAGCGGCAGCACATTTGCTTTCGGGATGGGCAAAGGATCATCGGCCCGGACGATCCACACGGTGGCGCCAACCGCCAGAAGGACGGCCAACCCGCACATCAAACGCTTCATGGGCGCATGAAAAAGGCGGCAGCCGACTATGTCAATCCGATTGCTCGCTGCGCGCAAACGGGCGGCCGAGCTCGTCTGCGCGGTCCGGGCGTGCGTGCGTTTCCTTTAGCACGTCGCGTGAGGCCGGACGCGCGCACGCGACTCAGCCGGGGCCGGGTGGGCCTGCTATCCATAGGCTAATCTGACGCGATCAAAGGGGCCGGGTGTGCACCCGGCCCGGAGGCTGCGGCGCCGGCGGCCAAGCCTCCCGGACCCGGCATTTGCGGGATCCGACGCCTTCCGAGCACAGCCTGCTGAAAGAATGTCAAAAACAGCGGCCGGCTCCCGCAACGCAGGCGCCTGCACGGCGTGGCCAGGCAGGATGTTAAAAAAGGGATGCCCCTGCCGGCGCGTTGCGTCGGGGAGTTGCCGGAACGACCGGCCCCAGACCCTTAACGCGCCTGGCTAGATGCGGCCGGGTGCCGTTCTATGCCGTACTATTTATGATGCACGTTCCAAACGTGCGTTCCGAAATCGGCGGGGCTTACCCCGGGGAGTACAACCCTCTATTTCGGAACCCACTTTTCGCCAAACGGATAAACTGACGATGCTACAGGTTCACTACGAACGAGGGATTTACCTGCCGCAGCTTGACCTCTGGTTAGATCCTTGGGATCAACGTGAAACCGCGTTTGTCTCCCATGCCCATAGCGATCACGTGGGGAATCACCGGCAAGTTATCCTTTCCGAAACCACCGCCCGGCTCATGGCTGCGCGCCTGCCTGGCAGCCGCCGCGAGCATCGTCAACCTTTCCGCGTTCCGTTCAGGTTCCGCAACGCGCAACTTACCCTCTATCCGGCCGGTCACATTCTTGGTTCGGCCCAGTTGCACGTGCAATTGGACAGTTCCTCCCTGTTGTACACCGGCGATTTCAAGCTCAGGCCCGGCCGGTCCGCTGAAGGAATCGAATGGACGCCGGCCGAATCGCTCATTATGGAAACCACGTACGGCTTGCCGCAGTACGTATTTCCGCCGACGGCACAGGTTATTGAGGAGTTGCTGCGCTTCTGCCTGGAAAGCCTGGAGGATGACATGGTCCCGGTCCTCTTTGGTTATTCTCTCGGTAAAGCGCAAGAGATTCTCGCATCTCTGCATGGCTCCGGTTTACGGGTAAAGCTACACCCGGCGGTTTACCGGATGACCGCGCTGTATGAAGAACTAAACCATCGTCTGCCGGAATTCGTTTTGTACTCGGAAAGCGATTCGCAGCCCGGGGTCGTTATCTGCCCACCCGGCGCAAACCGAACCCGCCTGGTTCAGAAAATCAGGAATCGCCGTACGGCGGTACTGACTGGGTGGGCACTGAATCCCGGAGCCGTTCATCGCTACCAATGCGATGCTGCTTTCCCGCTCTCCGACCACGCCGACTACCCGGAGTTGCTGCGTTACGTGGAACTGGTGCAACCCAAACGCGTCCTTACCGTCCACGGGTTTGCCCGCGAGTTTGCCGCCGACTTGCGGCGGCGGGGTGTGGAAGCATGGGCGCTGGGCGAAGACAACCAACTCGAACTGCTCATCCCGGAAACGGTCATTGTGGAGGAGGCGGTTCCAGCCGGCGGCAATGAAGATGCTGAATCATCCTTCGGACGGTTCACTTCCGTGTGTGAAGAAATCGGCCGGACTACCGGTAAGCTGAAGAAAGTCGACCTGCTGTCCGACTATCTATCCACTCTCCCGCTGGAAGATCTGCCCGAAATCGCCGTTTACCTGACCGGGCACGCGTTC contains:
- the grpE gene encoding nucleotide exchange factor GrpE, encoding MSTSEEDSIKASQTEHAATASEFASQPASASDEDAPPVMEPGFENNHFDPATAEVEGEAEAERAQLRKLVEDLRTELDKYKDMALRAVADLDNYRKRVAREKEDAIRYANAGFLERLIPVLDNFELGLQAAKAGGGGSAVLEGMSMVHKQLQDFLAGCGVETIEAKGQKFDPNLHEAIAQEETPEAEEGTVLRQVRRGFRLRDRLLRPANVVVAKAVSAAPVSEARAGTEQS
- a CDS encoding SpoIIE family protein phosphatase; translated protein: MRRQRRSIENLKRSREELQVEENRVFDFLHGLGEAFSGDLRSSDLHRLIVEGAMRILDAHGGALYLADRGGKLLMPSYLSKNCPPLVEIPRHLLQQSQASIAALDSFLHLHTVKSGEGLLGKVWEKREPLFLSSRDSDPHLESLKEAVLHLDSVMIAPLIYRAQPLGVLAVANGPMSTPFSPSDFVVFQSIVEQSAFALYSASVYSEASEKRRIDRDLDVARDIQRILLPNGSPAIEGYEIAGINIPASHVSGDYYDYVTVDDRRLGIVIADVSGKGVPASLIMAMCRSVLRSLAQNCDSAAAVLRKVNRQLYPDIREDMFISMAYLIVEQGTDEVVLARAGHDAPLLCRAADQSISRINPPGMALGIDSGSVFDRVTGDLRIRLEKGDCFVFYTDGVTEALDVNGIEFGIKRLMDVVQASAAAGASAVVDRVTAAVKEFVGTFPQTDDITLIALRKL
- a CDS encoding STAS domain-containing protein, which gives rise to MSSPASILVGVAGKTVHVKVQGKGSFQNSPALKEFSRQMLDRGYRVFIIDLADCPVMDSTFMGTLAGIALRLREAEGGLLRVRNVNERNHDLLRNLGLDNLFQIEANEDRETVSAPAMLPNRPALSKSEHAECMIEAHEALVDADPENLARFKDVLEYLRHDLRTGATK